Proteins encoded within one genomic window of Thunnus maccoyii chromosome 22, fThuMac1.1, whole genome shotgun sequence:
- the LOC121888796 gene encoding alpha-2 adrenergic receptor, with translation MDSFNASGMDAFTVIHLNSSWSLDSGYSLAAIAGIAALVSFLILFTVVGNILVVIAVLTSRALKAPQNLFLVSLATADILVATLVMPFSLANELMGYWYFGKVWCGIYLALDVLFCTSSIVHLCAISLDRYWSVTQAVEYNLKRTPKRVKCIIIIVWLISAFISSPPLISIDSNSDTSSQPQCQLNDDTWYILSSSIASFFAPCLIMILVYIRIYQVAKTRTRSMSGKNPRPDGVTQTENGLSKVTSPFHGEKENGHCQCPPSPSHQTVTIGQQTEDADLEESTSSEGKGHKQKSQDSQRAKRASQKKSSLSKHSTRISRVSNKSIDLFASRKKRRRSSLARKKVSQAREKRFTFVLAVVMGVFVVCWFPFFFSYSLYGVCRDSCKIPDPLFKFFFWIGYCNSSLNPAIYTIFNRDFRRAFQKILCKSWKKSF, from the coding sequence ATGGATTCGTTTAACGCCAGCGGAATGGACGCGTTCACGGTGATCCATCTCAATTCCTCCTGGAGCCTGGACAGTGGATATTCTTTAGCAGCGATAGCTGGCATTGCTGCTCTTGTAAGTTTCCTCATTCTCTTTACCGTTGTTGGAAATATACTGGTGGTTATTGCCGTATTAACGAGCAGGGCACTGAAAGCCCCCCAGAACCTTTTTCTGGTGTCCCTGGCCACCGCGGACATCCTTGTCGCCACTTTGGTGATGCCGTTTTCCCTGGCGAATGAACTCATGGGCTACTGGTATTTTGGAAAAGTTTGGTGCGGCATTTATCTGGCTTTGGATGTTTTGTTCTGCACTTCGTCTATTGTGCATCTGTGCGCAATAAGCCTGGACCGGTACTGGTCCGTTACGCAAGCTGTAGAGTACAACCTGAAGCGGACTCCCAAACGCGTCAAGTGCATCATCATAATTGTTTGGCTTATATCTGCTTTCATCTCATCCCCGCCGCTCATATCTATTGACAGCAACAGTGATACCAGCTCTCAGCCTCAGTGCCAGCTGAATGATGACACTTGGTACATCCTCTCCTCCAGCATCGCGTCCTTCTTCGCCCCCTGCTTAATCATGATCCTGGTGTACATCAGAATATACCAGGTGGCCAAAACCAGAACCAGAAGCATGTCGGGAAAAAATCCCAGGCCAGATGGTGTTACACAAACTGAGAACGGACTGAGCAAAGTCACCTCTCCTTTCCATGGCGAGAAGGAGAACGGTCACTGTCAGTGCCCGCCTTCGCCCAGCCATCAGACCGTCACCATCGGGCAACAGACTGAGGACGCTGACTTGGAGGAGAGCACCTCCTCAGAGGGCAAAGGTCACAAACAGAAGAGCCAGGACTCCCAGAGAGCAAAGAGGGCCAGCCAAAAGAAAAGCTCCCTCTCCAAACACTCCACTCGCATCTCCAGAGTCAGTAACAAATCCATAGACCTTTTCGCCTCCAGGAAGAAACGCCGTCGGAGCTCGCTGGCCAGGAAAAAGGTCTCTCAGGCCAGGGAGAAGAGGTTTACATTCGTCTTGGCTGTGGTCATGGGGGTGTTTGTTGTGTGCTGGTTTCCCTTTTTCTTTAGCTACAGCCTGTACGGTGTGTGCAGAGACTCCTGTAAGATCCCCGACCCGCTCTTTAAATTCTTCTTCTGGATTGGCTACTGTAACAGCTCCCTCAACCCTGCCATTTACACCATCTTCAACCGGGACTTCAGACGAGCCTTCCAGAAGATCCTCTGCAAGTCTTGGAAAAAGTCCTTTTAG